The following coding sequences lie in one Myxococcus xanthus genomic window:
- a CDS encoding GumC family protein, whose product MEEERNMERGMTADQLLGALWRRKALVGAIAAAVFLVGAAIVMTRPSMYEASVVVRVEPQRPGEEMVQRTVSEIIEQRLLTVRQELLARPVLQKAIEEMNLYPDIVSEKGMESAVTQMRKDLTVRVEGETAFELTYANRDPQVASQVANRLPTIFSDETLKIRQAQAARATDLFNEEMVQLGKAVSAWEGKISQFKVDHLGELPEQMEMNMRGLERVSHQLQTKSEELRVAEGRRSDLARARNAVDSEAGRLEAAENGLTRSLVNARTTWTEDHPEVKRLQTELDGMSTRRKEAEGRLWAERAERTRVATLIGNIQQEIQDLQKQAEAYQGRLNNTPRWAHELAVMNRDYEIARTKYQSVVSRKVEAEIAQELEAKSAKSLFNVISPAGVPAAPARPDRMAGMLIVFLLALGLGVLTGAVLEMRDDSLRDGTEVRQRLTLPVLAVVPEMQGKTERRILMPASGARNSVSNPTSLN is encoded by the coding sequence ATGGAGGAGGAGCGGAACATGGAGCGAGGGATGACGGCAGACCAGCTTCTGGGTGCCCTGTGGCGGCGCAAGGCCCTGGTCGGTGCCATCGCAGCAGCGGTCTTCTTGGTGGGCGCAGCCATCGTGATGACCCGGCCGAGCATGTACGAGGCTTCAGTGGTGGTCCGCGTGGAGCCGCAGCGGCCGGGTGAGGAGATGGTGCAGCGCACGGTGAGCGAAATCATCGAGCAGCGGCTGCTCACCGTTCGACAGGAGCTGCTGGCGCGTCCGGTGCTCCAGAAGGCCATCGAGGAGATGAACCTCTATCCGGACATCGTTTCGGAGAAGGGCATGGAGTCCGCGGTCACGCAGATGCGCAAGGACCTCACGGTGCGCGTGGAGGGTGAGACGGCCTTCGAGCTCACCTACGCCAACCGCGACCCGCAAGTGGCGTCGCAGGTCGCCAACCGCCTGCCGACCATCTTCTCCGATGAGACGCTGAAGATTCGTCAGGCGCAGGCGGCTCGCGCCACCGACCTCTTCAACGAGGAGATGGTGCAGCTGGGCAAGGCGGTCAGCGCCTGGGAGGGCAAGATCTCCCAGTTCAAGGTGGACCACCTGGGCGAGTTGCCCGAGCAGATGGAGATGAACATGCGCGGCCTGGAGCGCGTGTCGCACCAGCTCCAGACGAAGTCCGAGGAGCTGCGTGTCGCTGAGGGCCGCCGCTCCGACCTGGCCCGGGCTCGCAACGCCGTGGACAGCGAGGCCGGCAGGCTCGAGGCCGCGGAGAACGGGCTCACCCGCTCCCTGGTCAACGCGCGCACCACCTGGACGGAGGACCACCCGGAGGTGAAGCGCCTGCAGACGGAGCTGGACGGCATGTCGACTCGCCGCAAGGAGGCCGAAGGGCGGCTGTGGGCCGAGCGCGCCGAGCGCACCCGCGTGGCCACGCTGATTGGCAACATCCAGCAGGAGATTCAGGACCTCCAGAAGCAGGCCGAGGCGTACCAGGGCCGGCTGAACAACACCCCGCGCTGGGCGCACGAGCTGGCGGTGATGAACCGCGACTACGAAATCGCGCGCACCAAGTACCAGAGCGTGGTGAGCCGCAAGGTGGAGGCGGAGATTGCGCAGGAGCTGGAGGCCAAGAGCGCCAAGAGCCTGTTCAACGTCATCTCCCCGGCGGGCGTGCCGGCGGCCCCGGCCCGGCCGGATCGCATGGCGGGCATGCTCATCGTCTTCCTCCTGGCCTTGGGCCTGGGTGTGCTGACGGGGGCGGTGCTGGAGATGCGTGACGACAGCCTGCGCGATGGCACCGAGGTTCGCCAGCGCCTGACGCTGCCAGTGCTCGCGGTGGTCCCGGAAATGCAGGGCAAGACGGAGCGGCGGATTCTGATGCCGGCTTCGGGGGCTCGAAACAGCGTGTCTAACCCCACGTCGTTGAACTGA
- a CDS encoding CpsD/CapB family tyrosine-protein kinase, which yields MDQTMERAGNFLPRVDDNPTGGNAVDRRVVTLTAPASAAAEQYRSLYYRLERMRDLRPMKVVALTSAMPGEGKTVTSVNLALAAARANPERRILLVDADLRRGGVAATLGMRNKTGLAELLAGDCEVRDVVRRFNSTRLALIPAGVTPEDTAQVLASGRMKQFLKAVREGFDEVYIDLPPTLPFADAAILGHQADGVLMVIRANVTSGKAVHQAVESLGGAPIVGCVLNGAEVHSAPYLKNYEKK from the coding sequence ATGGATCAGACGATGGAGCGGGCGGGCAACTTCCTCCCCCGAGTGGACGACAACCCGACGGGCGGCAACGCGGTGGACCGCCGGGTGGTGACGCTGACGGCGCCGGCATCGGCCGCGGCGGAGCAATACCGTAGTCTTTACTACAGGCTCGAGCGGATGCGGGACCTGCGGCCGATGAAGGTCGTCGCGCTCACCTCGGCGATGCCGGGGGAAGGCAAGACGGTGACGAGCGTCAACCTGGCGCTCGCCGCGGCCCGGGCGAACCCGGAGCGCCGCATCCTGCTGGTGGATGCGGACCTGCGCCGGGGCGGCGTGGCGGCCACGCTGGGCATGCGCAACAAGACGGGCCTGGCGGAGCTGCTGGCGGGGGACTGTGAGGTGCGGGACGTGGTGCGGCGGTTCAACTCCACGCGCCTGGCCCTCATCCCCGCGGGCGTCACGCCCGAGGACACCGCGCAGGTGCTGGCGAGCGGCCGGATGAAGCAGTTCCTCAAGGCGGTGCGTGAGGGCTTCGACGAGGTCTACATCGACCTGCCGCCCACGCTGCCCTTCGCGGACGCGGCCATCCTGGGCCACCAGGCGGACGGCGTGCTGATGGTCATCCGCGCCAACGTGACGTCGGGCAAGGCGGTGCACCAGGCGGTGGAGAGCCTGGGCGGCGCGCCCATCGTCGGGTGCGTGCTGAATGGCGCGGAGGTCCACTCGGCGCCGTACCTGAAGAACTACGAGAAGAAGTAG